A stretch of Henckelia pumila isolate YLH828 chromosome 4, ASM3356847v2, whole genome shotgun sequence DNA encodes these proteins:
- the LOC140862640 gene encoding uncharacterized protein translates to MGIKLALSVRAKRLMIHSDSQLIVSQVNGNYEAKEDKMLEYLTQVNELLSRLDIYDIKQIPRGENESADRLAKLARSLANIDNRKITFLTYGKEETDGNDVTIFCADNEEHSWKDEIIDYLMRGNLPTNQVKARKLRVRAARFTIIDGELYNRGFSLPYLKCLTPAKGKYVLREIHEGICGNHLAGRALAVKALRQGYFLPTMKQDAIELAKHCHTYQEHANFHHQSATILQPLESPLSFAQWGMDLNIVCRFGIPQTLVSDDGTQLSGAKIKDWCKGLSIKQFFTSVGNPQANGQTEVTNRTILQHLKTRLGNAKGKWVDELPSILWAYRTTPCSSTGESPFNLAYRAEAVAPAEIGEQSWRVKQYTSSGNDQALRISLNLVDELRDEASTRAERYRACMTKHTMIESSQGLSKLETLY, encoded by the exons ATGGGAATTAAATTGGCCCTGTCAGTCAGAGCAAAAAGACTGATGATACACAGTGACTCCCAACTTATCGTCAGTCAGGTTAATGGAAATTATGAAGCAAAGGAAGATAAAATGCTTGAATACCTCACTCAAGTGAATGAGCTTCTCTCGCGTTTAGACATCTATGATATAAAGCAGATACCTAGAGGGGAAAATGAGTCAGCAGACCGTCTCGCCAAGTTAGCAAGATCCTTGGCCAACATTGATAATAGGAAAATTACATTCCTAACATATGGCAAGGAAGAAACTGATGGAAATGATGTTACAATCTTCTGTGCTGACAACGAAGAACATAGTTGGAAAGATGAAATAATCGACTATTTGATGCGGGGTAACCTACCTACAAATCAAGTCAAAGCTCGAAAACTTAGAGTGAGAGCTGCCCGGTTCACGATCATTGACGGAGAACTGTACAACAGAGGTTTCTCTTTACCTTACCTAAAGTGTCTAACGCCAGCTAAGGGAAAATATGTGCTccgtgaaattcatgaaggaataTGTGGAAATCACTTAGCTGGCAGAGCTCTTGCAGTGAAAGCATTACGCCAAGGATACTTCTTGCCAACGATGAAGCAAGACGCTATCGAGTTAGCGAAACATTGTCACACATATCAAGAGCATGCTAACTTCCATCACCAGTCGGCTACAATCTTGCAGCCCCTAGAAAGTCCTTTATCGTTTGCTCAGTGGGGAATGGATTTG AATATAGTATGCAGATTTGGGATTCCTCAAACCTTAGTTTCGGACGATGGAACTCAATTATCTGGAGCGAAGATAAAAGATTGGTGCAAAGGACTTTCCATCAAGCAGTTCTTCACTTCTGTCGGGAATCCTCAAGCGAATGGGCAAACCGAGGTCACCAACCGAACCATTCTACAGCACCTCAAAACTCGCCTAGGCAATGCCAAAGGGAAATGGGTAGATGAGTTGCCAAGTATTCTATGGGCATATCGAACCACTCCATGCTCTTCAACTGGGGAATCTCCTTTCAACTTGGCCTACAGAGCGGAAGCTGTGGCTCCTGCCGAAATTGGAGAGCAATCATGGCGAGTGAAACAATACACTTCATCTGGAAATGACCAAGCCCTTCGAATATCATTGAacttggtggatgaattgagagATGAAGCTTCGACACGAGCCGAGAGATATCGAGCTTGTATGACTAAGCATACAATGATAGAGTCAAGCCAAGGTCTTTCCAAGTTGGAGACCTTGTATTGA